In Rhodovulum sulfidophilum DSM 1374, the following are encoded in one genomic region:
- a CDS encoding metal ABC transporter permease: MSLLDDFMMRAVLAGLGLAVAAAPLGCFVVWRRMAYFGDATAHAAILGVALSLTFSVSIFGGVMVVALAMALTVSSLGGRGFAMDTMLGVLAHSALAFGLVAASFLTGIRIDLMAYLFGDILAVMPGDLAVIWTGAVLVAGLIAWRWSALLTATLNPDLARAEGVNPEREQLVLTLALAITVAVAIKVVGALLITAMLIIPAAAARPFSRSPLQMALLAMVLAAGAVIGGVRASYSFDTPTGPTIVCVVAVLFMLSLSVSRMVRQH, encoded by the coding sequence ATGAGCCTTCTCGACGATTTCATGATGCGCGCCGTTCTGGCGGGGCTGGGGCTTGCGGTCGCGGCAGCCCCGTTGGGCTGCTTCGTCGTCTGGCGCCGCATGGCCTATTTCGGCGATGCGACGGCCCATGCCGCGATCCTTGGGGTGGCGCTGTCGCTGACCTTCTCGGTGTCGATCTTCGGAGGGGTGATGGTCGTGGCCCTGGCGATGGCACTGACGGTATCTTCTCTGGGCGGGCGCGGCTTTGCCATGGACACGATGCTGGGCGTGCTCGCCCATTCGGCGCTGGCCTTCGGGTTGGTGGCGGCATCGTTCCTGACGGGCATCCGGATCGACCTCATGGCCTATCTCTTCGGGGATATCCTGGCGGTGATGCCGGGCGACCTTGCGGTGATCTGGACGGGGGCCGTCCTGGTCGCGGGGCTGATCGCCTGGCGCTGGTCCGCGCTGCTGACGGCGACGCTGAACCCCGATCTTGCCCGCGCCGAGGGCGTGAACCCGGAGCGTGAGCAACTGGTCCTGACCTTGGCCCTGGCGATCACGGTCGCCGTGGCGATCAAGGTGGTGGGGGCGCTGCTGATCACCGCCATGCTGATCATTCCGGCCGCCGCGGCGCGCCCGTTCAGCCGGTCGCCGCTGCAGATGGCGCTGCTTGCCATGGTGCTGGCCGCCGGGGCCGTGATCGGGGGTGTCCGGGCGTCCTACAGCTTCGACACGCCGACCGGGCCGACCATCGTCTGCGTCGTCGCCGTTCTGTTCATGCTGTCGCTTTCGGTGTCGCGCATGGTCCGGCAGCACTGA
- a CDS encoding metal ABC transporter ATP-binding protein — translation MDLFEFADVSLRIGDITILSHVSMRMEPGEIVTIVGPNGSGKSTLLRLLIGSLTPSEGRISRDRGLRIGYVPQRLAIDPTLPMTAADLLSLRRKVRPAQIAQALAEAGVAGLERRQISALSGGQLQRVMLARALLGEPRLLVLDEATQGLDQPGVAAFYRQIEQVRRRRGCGVLMVSHDLHVVMSASDRVICLNGHVCCQGAPHHVASAPEYRALFGEGTQGALALYTHHHDHDHDRTRAAE, via the coding sequence ATGGACCTTTTCGAATTCGCCGACGTCTCCCTGCGCATCGGGGATATCACGATCCTGTCCCATGTCTCGATGCGGATGGAGCCGGGTGAGATCGTCACCATCGTCGGGCCGAACGGGTCGGGAAAGTCGACCCTTCTGCGCTTGCTGATCGGGTCGCTGACGCCCTCGGAGGGGCGGATCTCGCGCGATCGCGGGCTCCGGATCGGCTATGTGCCGCAGCGGCTTGCCATCGACCCGACGCTGCCGATGACAGCTGCGGACCTGCTGTCGCTGCGCCGGAAGGTGCGGCCCGCGCAGATCGCGCAGGCGCTGGCAGAGGCGGGCGTCGCGGGGCTGGAGCGACGCCAGATCAGCGCGCTTTCCGGCGGCCAGTTGCAGCGCGTGATGCTGGCCCGGGCGCTTCTGGGCGAACCGCGGCTGCTGGTCCTCGACGAGGCCACGCAGGGTCTGGACCAGCCGGGCGTCGCCGCCTTCTATCGTCAGATCGAGCAGGTCCGGCGCCGCCGCGGCTGCGGGGTGCTGATGGTCAGCCACGATCTGCACGTCGTCATGAGCGCCAGCGACCGCGTCATCTGCCTGAATGGCCATGTCTGCTGCCAGGGCGCGCCACACCATGTCGCCTCGGCCCCGGAATACCGGGCGCTCTTCGGCGAGGGCACGCAGGGGGCACTGGCACTTTACACCCATCACCACGATCACGACCATGACAGGACAAGGGCCGCCGAATGA
- a CDS encoding Fur family transcriptional regulator: MKAVGTVGHDREASTAERLASAESFCAENRLRFTAARRRVFEILLDEQKALGAYDILERLDADGLGSQPPIAYRALDFLVKHGFVRRIERLSAYVACLQPRETHDPAVMICRICDSVEETTFAPSRGMLGAAARDAGFLIEQTVVEAIGVCANCRAAGAV; this comes from the coding sequence ATGAAGGCAGTCGGAACAGTCGGGCATGATCGAGAGGCCAGCACGGCCGAAAGGCTGGCCAGTGCGGAAAGCTTCTGTGCCGAGAACCGGCTGCGCTTCACGGCAGCCCGGCGCCGCGTGTTCGAGATCCTTCTGGACGAGCAGAAGGCGCTTGGCGCCTATGACATTCTCGAACGGCTCGACGCCGATGGTCTCGGGTCCCAGCCGCCCATCGCCTACAGAGCGCTGGATTTCCTTGTGAAACATGGTTTTGTTCGACGGATCGAGCGGCTGAGCGCCTATGTTGCCTGCCTTCAACCCCGCGAAACCCACGATCCCGCCGTCATGATCTGCCGTATCTGCGACAGCGTCGAGGAAACCACCTTTGCACCCTCACGCGGCATGCTCGGCGCCGCGGCGCGCGATGCCGGATTCCTGATCGAACAGACCGTGGTCGAGGCCATCGGTGTCTGCGCAAATTGCCGCGCGGCAGGGGCCGTGTGA
- a CDS encoding zinc ABC transporter substrate-binding protein — protein sequence MRRNLILGTVSVLGLATAANAEVPSVVADIPPVHSLVSIVMGDLGTPGLLVQPGASPHGYSLRPSEAEALDDADAVFWVGEALEPWLEGPLDALAADAHVVELMETDGTTELEFRENATFEPHSHDHGDEHAEAGHDHDHEHAEDHDHDHEEHDHDHDHEGHHHHGHDPHAWLDPENAKVWLGAIAAELSELDPENAATYAANAKAGQAELDGLIGEISAELAPVRGKHFIVFHDAYHYFENRFDFPASGSITLSDASAPSPGRIEEIQNKVRELDVTCAFSEPQFNPKLVATVFRGTDAKAGVMDPLGADLAIGADLYPHLLRNLSSSLTDCLE from the coding sequence ATGCGTCGCAATCTGATCCTCGGAACCGTTTCCGTTCTCGGGCTGGCCACGGCCGCCAATGCCGAGGTGCCGTCGGTTGTCGCGGACATTCCCCCGGTCCACTCCCTCGTCTCCATCGTTATGGGCGATCTGGGCACGCCGGGTCTGCTGGTGCAGCCCGGGGCCTCGCCGCATGGCTATTCCCTGCGGCCCTCCGAGGCTGAGGCGCTGGACGATGCCGATGCCGTCTTCTGGGTCGGCGAGGCGCTGGAGCCCTGGCTGGAAGGCCCGCTGGACGCTCTGGCCGCAGATGCCCATGTGGTGGAGCTGATGGAAACCGACGGCACCACCGAGCTGGAGTTCCGCGAAAACGCGACCTTCGAGCCCCACAGCCATGACCACGGTGACGAACATGCCGAGGCTGGGCATGACCATGACCACGAGCATGCGGAAGATCACGACCATGATCATGAGGAGCACGACCACGATCATGACCATGAGGGGCACCACCACCATGGTCACGACCCGCATGCCTGGCTCGACCCGGAGAACGCCAAGGTCTGGCTGGGTGCGATTGCCGCAGAGCTTTCTGAACTGGACCCTGAAAACGCGGCCACCTATGCGGCGAATGCCAAGGCGGGCCAAGCGGAGCTGGATGGCCTGATCGGCGAGATCTCGGCCGAGCTGGCCCCGGTGCGCGGCAAGCACTTCATCGTCTTCCATGACGCCTACCACTATTTCGAGAACCGTTTCGACTTCCCTGCCAGCGGCTCGATCACCCTGAGCGACGCCTCGGCCCCGAGCCCGGGCCGCATCGAGGAAATCCAGAACAAGGTCCGCGAACTGGATGTGACCTGTGCCTTCAGCGAACCCCAGTTCAATCCCAAGCTGGTCGCCACCGTCTTCCGGGGCACCGATGCGAAAGCGGGCGTGATGGACCCGCTCGGCGCGGATCTGGCCATCGGTGCCGATCTCTACCCGCACCTGCTGCGCAACCTTTCCAGCAGCCTCACCGACTGCCTGGAATGA